A stretch of the Streptosporangium sp. NBC_01755 genome encodes the following:
- a CDS encoding RNA-guided endonuclease InsQ/TnpB family protein, whose amino-acid sequence MKFVVQVRLFPTPAQEAALADTLRLCNDAANLVSGVAWETKVFRNYDLRLHSYGDLKAMGLSAQPAQHVIKKVSDAYTTVKAQVSAELRTPLAKPIAFRPDAAQPFDDRCLSWQVEARTVSIWTTGGRMKGIRFACSDEQARALAAYRKGESDLIHRDGMWLLIATCDVPDADVTEPDAFLGVDLGIANIATTGDGERHSGRHLNAVRHRNRELRRRLQARQTKSAKRLLKRRRRKESRFARDVNHRISKNIVTEAARTGRGIALEDLQGIRERVRLRRPQRVTLHSWSFHRLGRFVAYKAARAGVAVVYVDPAYTSQECSACGHVDKRNRPNQETFACTSCGFAEHADVNAARNIASRGVACWAVSHAADDAA is encoded by the coding sequence GTGAAATTCGTTGTGCAGGTCCGGCTGTTCCCCACGCCCGCCCAGGAGGCGGCGCTGGCAGACACGCTGCGCCTGTGCAACGACGCCGCCAACCTCGTCTCCGGTGTCGCGTGGGAGACGAAGGTGTTCCGCAACTACGACCTGCGGCTGCACTCCTACGGCGACCTGAAGGCCATGGGCCTGTCGGCCCAGCCCGCCCAGCACGTCATCAAGAAGGTCTCCGACGCGTACACGACGGTGAAAGCCCAGGTGAGTGCGGAGCTGCGCACGCCTCTGGCCAAGCCGATCGCCTTCCGCCCGGACGCGGCGCAGCCGTTCGACGATCGGTGCCTGTCCTGGCAGGTCGAGGCCCGCACCGTGTCCATCTGGACCACCGGCGGCCGGATGAAAGGCATCCGGTTCGCCTGCTCCGACGAGCAGGCCCGCGCACTGGCCGCCTACCGCAAGGGCGAATCCGACCTGATCCACCGAGACGGCATGTGGCTGCTCATCGCCACCTGCGACGTCCCCGATGCCGACGTCACCGAACCCGACGCCTTCCTCGGCGTTGACCTCGGCATCGCCAACATCGCCACCACCGGCGACGGCGAACGACACTCCGGCAGGCACCTGAACGCGGTCCGGCACCGCAACCGGGAACTCCGCCGCCGCCTGCAGGCCAGGCAGACCAAGTCCGCCAAGCGGCTCCTGAAGAGGCGCCGCCGTAAGGAGTCCCGGTTCGCCCGGGACGTTAACCACCGCATCTCCAAAAACATCGTGACCGAGGCTGCACGCACCGGACGCGGCATCGCCCTGGAAGACCTCCAGGGCATCCGTGAGCGGGTACGGCTCCGCAGGCCCCAGCGGGTCACGCTGCATTCGTGGTCGTTTCACCGGCTCGGCCGGTTCGTCGCCTACAAAGCCGCCCGCGCGGGTGTCGCCGTCGTCTACGTCGACCCGGCTTACACCTCGCAGGAGTGCTCGGCGTGCGGGCACGTCGACAAACGCAACCGGCCCAACCAGGAAACCTTCGCCTGTACGTCGTGCGGTTTCGCTGAGCACGCCGACGTCAACGCGGCCCGCAACATCGCCTCGCGCGGTGTGGCGTGCTGGGCAGTGAGTCACGCTGCCGACGACGCGGCCTGA
- a CDS encoding cytochrome P450, whose protein sequence is MTIIADSWGLHEGHFWLRGKRPDRPVSFDAGTGTWNVYGYPEVLRILGDPKTFSSDTGRVVPEVARPAERSLTQLDPPMHSKLRKLVSHAFTPKVVADLEPRIAELTNELLDAVADTGRLELVADLAYPLPVIVIAELLGVPGSDRYLFKQWVDRMFEGSQRFSLVNRSEEQERNLEFVMEQAKHLADYLGEHAAERRLRPRADLLTQLVEAEVDGERLSQAEVVNFANVLLIAGHITTTMLLGNTVLCLDAQPERFARARADRSTIPAVIEESLRFFSPFAVLARVTNVDVEFGGRHVPADQLLMVWIAAANRDPRQFADPDVFDPTRDPNPHLGLGRGIHFCLGAPLARLEGRVALDILLDRFPNLRTDPDEPPLFLPSPNMTGVRKLPLLTSAD, encoded by the coding sequence ATGACCATCATCGCCGACTCATGGGGCCTGCACGAGGGGCACTTCTGGCTACGGGGAAAACGGCCGGACCGGCCGGTGAGCTTCGACGCCGGCACCGGGACGTGGAACGTCTACGGCTACCCCGAGGTACTGCGGATTCTCGGCGACCCGAAGACGTTCTCCTCCGATACCGGCCGCGTGGTACCCGAGGTCGCCAGGCCCGCCGAGCGCAGCCTGACGCAGCTGGACCCGCCCATGCACAGCAAGCTTCGCAAGCTCGTCAGCCACGCCTTCACCCCGAAGGTCGTCGCCGACCTCGAACCGCGGATCGCCGAGCTGACCAACGAACTGCTCGACGCGGTGGCCGACACGGGCCGGCTGGAGCTGGTGGCGGACCTCGCCTACCCGCTGCCGGTCATCGTCATCGCGGAGCTGCTCGGGGTGCCCGGCTCCGACCGCTACCTGTTCAAGCAGTGGGTGGACAGGATGTTCGAGGGGTCCCAGCGGTTCTCGCTCGTCAACCGGAGCGAGGAGCAGGAGCGCAACCTTGAGTTCGTCATGGAACAGGCCAAACACCTGGCCGACTACCTCGGCGAACACGCCGCGGAGCGACGACTCAGGCCGCGCGCCGACCTGCTCACCCAGCTCGTCGAGGCGGAGGTGGACGGTGAGCGGCTCAGCCAGGCCGAGGTGGTGAACTTCGCCAACGTCCTGCTGATAGCCGGGCACATCACCACCACCATGCTGCTGGGCAACACGGTGCTCTGCCTGGACGCCCAGCCCGAGCGGTTCGCCCGCGCCCGTGCGGACCGCTCGACGATCCCCGCCGTGATCGAGGAGTCCCTGCGCTTCTTCAGCCCGTTCGCGGTCCTGGCCCGGGTCACCAACGTCGACGTCGAGTTCGGCGGCCGGCACGTGCCCGCCGACCAGCTGCTCATGGTGTGGATCGCGGCGGCCAACCGCGACCCCCGGCAGTTCGCCGACCCGGATGTCTTCGACCCGACCCGTGACCCCAACCCCCACCTCGGTCTCGGCCGGGGCATCCACTTCTGCCTCGGCGCGCCGCTGGCCCGCCTGGAGGGCCGGGTCGCGCTCGACATCCTGCTCGACCGCTTCCCGAACCTGCGCACCGACCCGGACGAGCCGCCGCTCTTCCTGCCGAGCCCCAACATGACCGGCGTACGGAAGCTGCCGCTGCTCACCTCCGCCGACTGA
- a CDS encoding ATP-dependent helicase, with translation MLSPVQLAAKLGILPPTPEQAAVIEAGLEPMVVMAGAGSGKSETMAGRVVWLVANGLLRPEQVLGLTFTRKAAAELAARVRERLNGLVEVGQVPAELMEGEPTISTYHAYAARLVTEHALREALEPTMRLVSPAVSWQLASRVVSAYDGPMEQVEWSPATVTRAVLELAGELAEHLRTPQDVRDVGARLAQRYAKLPGTPTKEQRRPLLTQRVREQLLPLVEAYDRLKRGREVVDHGDQMALAARIAARHADVGEIERGRFAVVLLDEYQDTSHAQLVLLRALFGGGHPVTAVGDPCQSIYGWRGASAGNLTRFPRDFRTASGELAPVNRLSISFRNGDAVLDVAARLQLPLRMEAREVPVLVPGKNRVERGRVMCAFHETADDEARWVALEIARVLGVESAPDGMPWSDGERKKAKQSMWGGPQSLQPHDVAILARKRSQFPALRKALEERGIPVEVVGLGGLLLVPEIADIVSTLRVIYDPSAGDALVRLLSGPRWRIGPADLKELGERARELNRETREGASPVADPLDQVVADMAEERGSLVDALDELPDRPAWQDLFSPLARVRLVAMAQELRLLRAHTGQPLPDLILEIERRLGLDIEVAARGTAVGPFAARADLDAFLDAAARFAGDSEDPTLGAFLAFLKAADEEENGLDAGRVGESNSVKLMTVHASKGLEWPVVVVPGLSQALSKAGTLTVGTVFPARSTTSPKWTENPRKLPYPLRGDASDLPGLAGLAKEELADFDERCRDRDLLEERRLAYVAVTRAHYLLLASGYRWGTASKPLEPSDFLLEIRETCGRVALWAPEMEKGAVNPLLAEPAESRWPIEPDDARYAAVLDGATMVEAALAAFAGGPAPVSSELRGWDRERAKAWERDIELLLREREVNRRRGVGRVELPTHLTVSSLVTLASDPKALARQIRRPVPRKPAPLARRGTSFHRWLEGRWGQQRLMDEFELPGASDDFEETDAHLDQLRDRFEESEWAGREPLDVEVPFETVIADRVVRGRMDAVFQISEGRYEVVDWKTGRRPSGKKAEAAASVQLAAYRLAWSHLAAVPLDQVGAAFHYVLLGKTVRPVDLLDEAGLVALIESVPKLP, from the coding sequence GTGCTGAGCCCGGTTCAGCTGGCCGCCAAGCTGGGCATCCTGCCGCCGACCCCAGAACAGGCGGCCGTGATCGAGGCCGGCCTCGAACCCATGGTCGTGATGGCCGGGGCCGGGTCGGGCAAGAGCGAGACCATGGCCGGGCGCGTCGTCTGGCTGGTCGCCAACGGGCTGCTCCGCCCCGAACAGGTGCTCGGCCTGACCTTCACCAGGAAGGCCGCCGCGGAGCTGGCCGCACGGGTGCGTGAGCGGCTCAACGGTCTCGTCGAGGTCGGGCAGGTGCCCGCGGAGCTGATGGAGGGCGAGCCGACCATCTCGACGTACCACGCCTACGCGGCCCGCCTGGTCACCGAGCACGCCCTGCGCGAGGCGCTGGAACCGACCATGCGCCTGGTCTCCCCGGCCGTCTCCTGGCAGCTCGCCAGCCGGGTGGTCAGCGCGTACGACGGGCCGATGGAGCAGGTCGAGTGGAGCCCGGCGACCGTCACCCGGGCGGTGCTCGAACTGGCCGGTGAGCTGGCCGAGCACCTGCGCACCCCGCAGGACGTGCGCGACGTCGGCGCCCGGCTCGCCCAGCGGTACGCCAAGCTGCCCGGCACCCCGACCAAGGAGCAGCGCAGACCGCTGCTCACCCAGCGGGTCAGGGAGCAGCTGCTACCGCTGGTCGAGGCGTACGACCGGCTCAAGCGCGGCCGGGAGGTGGTCGACCACGGAGACCAGATGGCGCTGGCCGCCAGGATCGCCGCCAGGCACGCCGACGTCGGCGAGATCGAGCGCGGGCGGTTCGCCGTGGTCCTGCTCGACGAGTACCAGGACACCAGTCACGCCCAGCTCGTCCTGCTCCGTGCCCTGTTCGGCGGCGGCCACCCGGTGACGGCGGTGGGCGACCCCTGCCAGTCCATCTACGGCTGGCGCGGCGCCTCGGCGGGCAACCTCACCCGGTTTCCCCGTGACTTCAGGACCGCCTCGGGGGAGCTCGCGCCCGTCAACCGCCTGTCGATCAGCTTCCGCAACGGCGACGCCGTGCTGGACGTCGCCGCCCGGCTCCAGCTGCCGCTCCGGATGGAGGCCAGGGAGGTGCCGGTCCTAGTGCCCGGTAAGAACCGGGTCGAGCGCGGCCGGGTGATGTGCGCCTTCCACGAGACCGCGGACGACGAGGCGCGCTGGGTCGCCCTGGAGATCGCCAGGGTGCTGGGCGTCGAGAGCGCGCCCGACGGCATGCCCTGGAGTGACGGCGAGCGTAAGAAGGCCAAGCAGAGCATGTGGGGCGGGCCGCAGTCGCTCCAGCCGCACGACGTGGCGATCCTGGCGCGCAAACGCTCGCAGTTCCCCGCGCTCCGCAAGGCCCTGGAGGAGCGCGGTATCCCGGTAGAGGTCGTCGGCCTGGGCGGCCTGCTCCTCGTGCCGGAGATCGCCGACATCGTCTCCACCCTGCGCGTGATCTACGACCCGAGCGCGGGGGACGCCCTGGTACGGCTGCTGTCAGGCCCCCGCTGGCGGATCGGCCCCGCCGACCTCAAGGAGCTGGGTGAGCGGGCCCGCGAGCTGAACCGGGAGACCCGCGAGGGTGCCTCGCCGGTGGCCGACCCGCTGGACCAGGTCGTGGCCGACATGGCCGAGGAGCGTGGCAGCCTGGTCGACGCCCTCGACGAACTGCCCGATCGTCCCGCCTGGCAGGACCTGTTCTCCCCCCTGGCCAGGGTGCGGCTGGTCGCCATGGCCCAGGAGTTGCGCCTGCTGCGCGCCCACACCGGCCAGCCGCTGCCCGACCTGATCCTGGAGATCGAGCGCAGGCTCGGCCTGGACATCGAGGTGGCGGCCAGGGGGACGGCCGTCGGCCCGTTCGCCGCCCGCGCCGACCTCGACGCCTTCCTGGACGCCGCCGCCCGGTTCGCCGGAGACTCCGAGGATCCGACGCTGGGCGCGTTCCTGGCGTTCCTGAAGGCGGCGGACGAGGAGGAGAACGGCTTGGACGCCGGGCGGGTGGGCGAGAGCAACAGCGTGAAGCTGATGACGGTCCATGCCTCCAAGGGGCTGGAATGGCCGGTCGTGGTGGTGCCCGGCCTCTCCCAAGCGCTGTCGAAGGCCGGGACGCTCACCGTCGGCACCGTGTTCCCCGCCCGCTCCACGACCAGCCCGAAGTGGACGGAGAACCCCCGAAAGCTGCCCTACCCGCTCCGCGGAGACGCCTCCGACCTGCCCGGGCTGGCCGGGCTGGCCAAGGAGGAGCTGGCCGACTTCGACGAGCGCTGCCGCGACCGCGACCTGCTTGAGGAGCGCCGCCTGGCGTACGTCGCCGTCACCCGCGCCCACTACCTGCTGCTCGCCTCCGGCTACCGCTGGGGCACCGCGTCCAAGCCGCTGGAGCCGTCGGACTTCCTGCTGGAGATCCGCGAGACCTGCGGCAGGGTGGCCCTCTGGGCCCCGGAGATGGAGAAGGGCGCCGTCAACCCGCTTCTCGCCGAGCCGGCCGAGTCCCGGTGGCCGATCGAGCCGGACGATGCCCGCTACGCCGCCGTTCTCGACGGCGCCACCATGGTCGAGGCCGCCCTCGCTGCCTTCGCCGGAGGGCCCGCTCCCGTCTCCTCCGAGCTGCGGGGGTGGGACAGGGAGCGGGCGAAGGCGTGGGAGCGGGACATCGAGCTCCTGCTCAGGGAGCGGGAGGTGAACCGGCGGCGCGGTGTCGGCCGGGTGGAGCTGCCCACCCACCTGACCGTCTCCTCCCTCGTCACACTGGCCTCCGACCCCAAGGCGCTGGCCAGGCAGATCCGGCGCCCGGTGCCCAGGAAGCCCGCGCCGCTGGCCCGCCGGGGCACCTCCTTCCACCGCTGGCTGGAGGGGCGCTGGGGCCAGCAACGGCTGATGGACGAGTTCGAGCTGCCCGGCGCGTCCGACGACTTCGAGGAGACCGACGCCCACCTAGACCAGCTGCGTGACCGCTTCGAGGAGAGCGAGTGGGCGGGCAGGGAACCGCTCGACGTCGAGGTCCCCTTCGAGACCGTGATCGCCGACCGGGTGGTCCGCGGCCGGATGGACGCGGTCTTCCAGATCTCCGAAGGGCGCTACGAGGTCGTCGACTGGAAGACCGGCCGGCGTCCCAGCGGGAAGAAGGCCGAGGCTGCCGCCTCCGTCCAGCTCGCCGCCTACCGGCTGGCCTGGTCCCACCTGGCCGCCGTCCCGCTGGACCAGGTGGGTGCGGCCTTCCACTACGTCCTGTTGGGCAAGACGGTCCGCCCCGTCGACCTCCTTGACGAGGCCGGCCTCGTCGCCCTCATCGAGTCGGTCCCCAAACTCCCCTAA
- a CDS encoding ATP-dependent helicase, with protein sequence MLDEHQRAVVAHESGPLLVLAGPGTGKTTTIVETVVDRIERRGVDPERVLVLTFSRKAAEELRERITARMRRTTRTPLSLTFHSYAYALLRREAMIAGGVSPRLLTGPEQLLEIRRLLHGELEDGAVHWPQDVHEALKTRGFASELRDFLARAAERGLDGPELVELGRRHGRSDWVAAGGFADRYQARFDLDLEPVLDYAELIRAAGALLSDPEVRARERSAYDAVFVDEYQDTDPAQEFLLQQLAGEGRDLVAVGDPDQSIYGFRGADVRGIMNFPDRFRDADGAKAPVIALRVCRRSGRDLLRATRRVTARLPATPGGATHRDLRALPDADPGDVRVLVADGAPQEAAIVADTLRRAHLLDGVPWSRMAVLVRSATRQVPLLRRALVTAGVPVVVGGGEVPLFQEPGVRPLIRLIQVALHPETLDEGVAEELLTGALGGTDMIGVRRLRRALRIAEHEALAHPGEYEAAEIPEAAEMAEMAEREAPGPRSSGELLVAALQDARELVRVDEQVALPAERLAGLISAAAEAVRKGGTAEDVLWTVWEATGLARKWTDVSLRGGVRGTMADRDLDAVVALFDHTARFVDRLPHAGVDVFVDDLVAQEIPGDSLADRAPDGDKVRILTAHRSKGLEWDVVVVAGVQEGAWPDLRLRGSILSTDDMVARAEGSEHENPAAVSAALASQLLAEERRLFYVAATRARSRLIVTAVGGDDTEERPSRFLTELVPGSTEEAGVDERSRWLSMSALVADLRSAVTDSTRPEPLRRAAAGHLARLAAEGVPGAHPNDWYALTPISDDRPLSWPDDIVRVSPSAVESFSKCGLRWLLETSVGAGGTDAARGLGTVVHALAVLAATGMPTEETLGKRLDEVWHELDFGGVWYNRKQRAVAEEMISKFVAWHENNPRTLVGLEEAFTAMVSEGVQIKGRVDRVERDGEGRAVIIDIKTGKNGPKDAELERHPQLGVYQLAALLGAFQRHGLTEPGGAALVQVGDAAGKKQAKEQAQPPLSDDPEPGWARDMVDTVAVGMSGPFFQAKVNDGCRTCAVRSSCPVSKNGDQVC encoded by the coding sequence GTGCTGGACGAGCACCAGCGGGCGGTGGTGGCCCACGAGAGCGGCCCGCTCCTCGTGCTCGCCGGGCCGGGCACCGGCAAGACCACCACGATCGTGGAGACCGTCGTCGACAGGATCGAGCGCCGGGGCGTCGACCCCGAGCGGGTGCTCGTCCTCACCTTCAGCCGAAAGGCCGCCGAGGAGCTGCGCGAGCGCATCACGGCCCGGATGCGCCGTACCACCCGCACCCCGCTCTCCCTCACCTTCCACAGCTACGCCTACGCGCTGCTCCGCCGCGAGGCGATGATCGCGGGAGGGGTGTCGCCACGCCTGCTGACCGGCCCCGAGCAGCTCCTGGAGATCCGTCGCCTGCTCCACGGCGAGCTGGAGGACGGCGCCGTCCACTGGCCGCAGGACGTGCACGAGGCGCTCAAGACGCGTGGCTTCGCCTCCGAGCTCCGCGACTTCCTGGCCCGCGCCGCCGAACGCGGCCTCGACGGGCCGGAGCTGGTCGAGCTGGGCCGCCGCCACGGCCGCTCCGACTGGGTGGCCGCCGGAGGGTTCGCGGACCGCTACCAGGCCAGGTTCGACCTCGACCTCGAACCGGTGCTCGACTACGCGGAGCTGATCCGGGCGGCGGGGGCACTGCTCTCCGACCCCGAGGTGCGCGCCCGCGAGCGATCGGCGTACGACGCCGTCTTCGTCGACGAGTACCAGGACACCGACCCCGCCCAGGAGTTCCTGCTCCAGCAGCTGGCGGGGGAGGGGCGCGACCTGGTCGCGGTCGGCGATCCCGACCAGTCGATCTACGGTTTCCGCGGCGCCGACGTCCGAGGGATCATGAACTTCCCCGACCGGTTCCGCGACGCCGACGGCGCGAAGGCCCCTGTCATCGCGCTGCGCGTCTGCCGTCGCAGCGGCCGGGACCTGCTGCGGGCCACCCGCCGCGTCACCGCCCGGCTGCCCGCCACCCCCGGCGGCGCCACCCACCGCGACCTGCGCGCGCTGCCGGACGCCGACCCCGGTGACGTACGGGTGCTGGTGGCCGACGGGGCACCTCAGGAGGCGGCGATCGTGGCCGACACGCTCCGCCGGGCGCACCTGCTGGACGGCGTCCCCTGGTCACGGATGGCGGTGCTGGTCCGCTCCGCGACCCGTCAGGTGCCGCTGCTGCGCCGTGCCCTGGTCACCGCCGGGGTGCCGGTCGTGGTCGGCGGCGGCGAGGTGCCGCTGTTCCAGGAACCGGGCGTCCGGCCGTTGATCAGACTCATCCAGGTGGCGCTCCACCCGGAGACCCTCGACGAGGGGGTGGCCGAAGAGCTGCTGACCGGCGCGCTCGGCGGCACCGACATGATCGGTGTGCGCCGCCTCCGTCGCGCCCTGCGGATCGCCGAGCACGAGGCGCTGGCCCACCCCGGCGAGTACGAGGCGGCCGAGATACCCGAGGCGGCCGAGATGGCCGAGATGGCGGAGCGCGAGGCCCCGGGCCCTCGCTCCTCGGGAGAACTGCTGGTCGCGGCGCTGCAGGACGCACGGGAGCTGGTGCGGGTGGATGAGCAGGTCGCGCTGCCCGCCGAGCGGCTCGCCGGTCTCATCTCCGCCGCCGCCGAGGCCGTACGGAAGGGCGGCACCGCGGAAGACGTGCTGTGGACGGTCTGGGAGGCCACCGGGCTGGCCAGGAAGTGGACGGACGTCAGCCTCAGGGGCGGTGTCAGGGGCACCATGGCCGACCGCGACCTCGACGCCGTCGTGGCGCTGTTCGACCACACGGCCAGGTTCGTCGACCGGCTCCCGCACGCCGGGGTGGACGTGTTCGTCGACGACCTGGTCGCCCAGGAGATCCCCGGCGACTCCCTCGCCGATCGGGCCCCCGACGGGGACAAGGTCCGCATCCTCACCGCGCACCGCTCCAAGGGCCTGGAATGGGACGTGGTGGTCGTCGCCGGGGTCCAGGAGGGCGCCTGGCCGGACCTGCGGCTGCGCGGGTCCATCCTGAGCACCGACGACATGGTCGCCAGGGCCGAGGGCTCCGAGCACGAGAACCCGGCGGCCGTCTCCGCCGCGCTCGCCTCCCAGCTGCTGGCCGAGGAGCGCCGACTGTTCTACGTGGCCGCCACCAGGGCCAGGAGCAGGCTCATCGTCACCGCCGTGGGAGGTGACGACACCGAGGAGCGGCCCTCCCGCTTCCTCACCGAGTTGGTCCCCGGCTCGACCGAGGAGGCGGGCGTCGACGAGCGCTCCCGCTGGCTGAGCATGTCCGCGCTGGTGGCCGACCTGCGGTCGGCGGTCACCGACTCCACCAGGCCGGAACCGCTGCGCAGGGCAGCGGCCGGGCACCTGGCCAGGCTCGCCGCCGAGGGGGTGCCCGGCGCCCACCCCAACGACTGGTACGCCCTCACCCCCATCTCCGACGACCGCCCACTGAGCTGGCCCGACGACATCGTGCGCGTCTCGCCCTCGGCGGTGGAGAGCTTCAGCAAGTGCGGCCTGCGCTGGCTGCTCGAAACCTCGGTGGGCGCGGGCGGCACCGACGCGGCCCGCGGTCTGGGCACCGTCGTCCACGCGCTGGCGGTCCTCGCCGCGACGGGCATGCCCACCGAGGAGACCCTCGGCAAGCGCCTGGACGAGGTCTGGCACGAGCTCGATTTCGGCGGTGTCTGGTACAACCGCAAGCAGCGCGCGGTCGCCGAGGAGATGATCTCCAAATTCGTCGCCTGGCACGAGAACAACCCCAGGACACTGGTCGGCCTGGAGGAGGCGTTCACGGCCATGGTCTCCGAGGGCGTGCAGATCAAGGGCCGGGTCGACCGGGTCGAGCGCGACGGCGAGGGCCGAGCTGTGATCATCGATATCAAGACCGGCAAGAACGGTCCGAAGGACGCCGAGCTCGAACGCCACCCCCAGCTCGGCGTCTACCAGCTCGCCGCGCTGCTGGGCGCCTTCCAGCGGCACGGCCTGACCGAGCCGGGCGGCGCGGCCCTGGTCCAGGTGGGCGACGCGGCGGGCAAGAAGCAGGCCAAGGAGCAGGCGCAACCTCCCCTGTCGGACGACCCGGAGCCCGGCTGGGCCAGGGACATGGTCGACACCGTCGCCGTCGGCATGTCGGGGCCGTTCTTCCAGGCCAAGGTCAACGACGGCTGCCGTACCTGCGCGGTGCGGTCGAGCTGCCCGGTCAGCAAGAACGGAGACCAGGTGTGCTGA